A stretch of Thermococcus bergensis DNA encodes these proteins:
- a CDS encoding DUF512 domain-containing protein produces MYELTEDYKLRKITKYELDMVDERDDLLIIPPSSKAGPCGNDCVFCYLMQNPPQMIYRVSKHDTLNDPELEDRIAYARKHYDLWIRVTDTSANVRFDEKRIESLHSAGLDEIQISLHTTKKDVRIKLMKNKNAGRVIDLLPKVVEKFRVIADIILTPGYNVSDIGEILEDLDSFGVHEVRLFPIGVTKYSRTRALTREELLFVKNVALEKQKELSLKVVIPPIFQALLGEFKIPLEPFDIEPSLPTYILTGELAYPEIKRLFPKINVIMVKNEFFGGNIGTAGLLTAHDVLREVEKLPEVDLGLLLLPEVMFYGDSTLDGWKREELFNKILVEKGYMVETALEPQEIPKIIERL; encoded by the coding sequence ATGTATGAGCTGACGGAGGATTACAAGCTTAGAAAGATTACCAAATACGAACTCGACATGGTAGATGAGAGAGACGACCTACTCATAATTCCCCCATCTTCTAAGGCCGGTCCATGCGGCAATGATTGCGTTTTCTGCTACCTTATGCAGAATCCTCCGCAAATGATATACAGAGTTTCCAAACACGACACCCTCAACGACCCGGAGCTTGAAGATAGAATAGCCTATGCAAGAAAGCACTACGACCTGTGGATACGGGTCACAGATACGAGTGCAAACGTCCGATTTGACGAAAAGAGAATTGAAAGCCTTCACTCAGCCGGGTTGGATGAGATTCAAATCTCCCTTCACACAACGAAGAAGGACGTGAGGATTAAGCTTATGAAGAACAAAAACGCGGGGAGGGTCATTGACCTTTTGCCAAAGGTCGTGGAGAAGTTTAGGGTAATAGCAGATATAATACTGACTCCGGGCTATAATGTTTCTGATATAGGGGAAATTTTGGAGGATCTGGACAGCTTTGGTGTTCATGAGGTTAGACTCTTCCCAATTGGGGTTACAAAATACTCAAGAACGCGGGCTTTAACGAGAGAGGAGCTTCTATTTGTTAAAAACGTCGCCCTTGAGAAGCAGAAAGAGCTGAGCCTGAAGGTGGTCATTCCACCGATATTCCAGGCTCTGCTTGGCGAGTTCAAAATCCCACTGGAGCCCTTTGACATTGAGCCATCTTTACCAACTTACATTCTCACCGGGGAGCTCGCTTATCCAGAGATAAAACGCCTCTTTCCAAAAATTAATGTAATCATGGTCAAGAACGAGTTCTTTGGGGGGAACATAGGCACTGCTGGGTTGTTGACTGCTCACGATGTCCTTAGAGAAGTTGAGAAGCTCCCAGAAGTTGATTTAGGGCTGCTTCTCCTCCCGGAGGTCATGTTCTATGGGGACTCAACTTTAGACGGCTGGAAAAGGGAAGAGCTCTTCAACAAAATTTTGGTGGAAAAGGGCTACATGGTCGAAACAGCCCTAGAACCCCAGGAGATTCCCAAAATAATTGAAAGGCTATGA
- a CDS encoding ferritin family protein: MREETVLDSYLEKVVSSLEKKSPKEILSYAIFNEEEEAKYYAELSKKAKRESIRILFIQMSEESEEHRNKLYNLFKKLYPGEEPVKVEAPPVEVLPFYPKFETVDDYLKALEYCMESELFAKKAYELLAQKAEDEDVKALALQLATFEEEHYERIKKAYELFVTIHQQNFEFKDFSPGGYLFDDKTKARYFFMEVLDGRKGIIFSRDPPEEVKKWMKMEVSAFWVTSKTCHGCISPRALLDSLDEIPKEKNLAILIENLEILRIAADDFEEFYTNLSKLKDEAVLNRCYLVLSGSRGAFEDKEWKILESEFNYIS; this comes from the coding sequence ATGCGCGAAGAAACTGTTCTTGATAGTTACCTTGAAAAGGTCGTTAGTTCACTTGAGAAAAAGTCCCCAAAAGAGATTCTAAGCTACGCTATTTTCAACGAAGAGGAAGAAGCTAAATATTATGCTGAGCTTTCTAAAAAGGCCAAAAGAGAGAGTATTAGGATTTTATTCATTCAGATGAGCGAAGAGAGTGAAGAACACAGAAACAAGCTTTACAATCTTTTTAAAAAGCTTTATCCCGGTGAAGAGCCAGTTAAAGTGGAAGCCCCTCCTGTTGAAGTACTTCCATTCTACCCTAAATTTGAAACTGTAGATGATTACCTGAAAGCTCTTGAGTACTGCATGGAAAGTGAGCTCTTTGCGAAGAAAGCCTATGAGCTGCTCGCTCAAAAGGCGGAAGATGAGGACGTTAAAGCCCTTGCCCTGCAGCTGGCGACTTTTGAAGAAGAGCACTATGAAAGAATCAAGAAAGCCTACGAGCTTTTTGTTACCATTCATCAGCAAAATTTTGAGTTTAAGGATTTCTCTCCGGGAGGATATCTCTTCGATGACAAAACAAAAGCTAGATACTTCTTTATGGAAGTTTTAGACGGCAGAAAGGGGATTATTTTTTCAAGGGATCCCCCGGAGGAAGTCAAAAAGTGGATGAAAATGGAAGTATCCGCTTTCTGGGTAACGTCCAAAACGTGTCATGGATGCATCTCCCCGCGGGCATTGCTGGACTCTCTAGATGAAATTCCAAAAGAGAAAAATCTCGCGATTTTAATTGAAAATCTAGAAATACTCAGAATAGCGGCAGATGACTTTGAAGAGTTCTACACAAACTTATCGAAGCTCAAAGATGAAGCAGTGTTAAACAGATGCTACCTCGTTCTATCTGGGAGCAGAGGAGCATTTGAAGATAAAGAATGGAAAATACTGGAATCCGAGTTCAACTACATTTCATAG